The DNA region AGTCGAATAGTCCTATTCAACCAAAAATGAATGTAGAATCAGGATTTCTTTTAAAAGATATTTCTTCAACAAGTCTTTTAAAGAAGCTTGGACTTGAATCAAGTGATAAGATCACTCACATCAATGGTAAGAAAATTAAGACTCTTTCTGAATTAATGAGCGAAGCCCCTAACATCAAGAGTCTAACGATTATCCGCAATGGAAAAGCTAAGACTCTTAACTACAATTTCGAAAAATAAAATGGCGGGCGTCAGCGCCAAGCGAGCGACGAATATTCGAATCCCGGTAACTCTCGTAGAAAACCTAAAATGACTAAAATAAATCCAAAGAAGTGGCGGGGCGTGAGGGACAAATTTGCGGTAATTTGCATCGCAAATTAATGCAAAGTTTGTGAGGAGTCCGCGCCGAAGCGTCAGCGCCAAGCGAGCGACGAATATTCGAATCCCGGTAACTCTCGTAGAAAACCTAAAATGACTAAAATAAATCCAAAGAAGTGGCGGGGCGTGAGGGATTCGAACCCCCGACCAAGAGGTTCGAAGCCTCCTACTCTATCCAGCTGAGCTAACGCCCCCGAGAAATTCCATTATAGCTGGCCCCCAACCAAATGAAAAGCATGTAAAGTTTTGAAATAGCGTCTCTTTACAGGCCATTTTTACAGATTTTACTTTCCCAGAATTAAGTTTTCGACTATACAATGAGACACAGGAGTTATTTATGAGTATCAGTGTTTTCGATCTTTATTCGGTGGGAATTGGGCCTTCAAGCTCACATACAGTTGGACCAATGCGAGCTGCCAGAGAGTTCATTTTAACTCTCAAAGAGAAAGATCTTTTGGGAAAAACTGAAAAACTCAATCTAGAGCTCTACGGATCTCTTGCTCTTACGGGTAAGGGACACGGAACAGATAAGGCGCTCATTCTTGGAATTGAAGGTCATAAACCTGAATCTGTTGATCCCGATCACATCGATGAAATTTTAGAGAGTGCTTATCGCGATTTGAAAATTGAACTTTTAAAAGGCGATGATCAAGCGAAGATTGTTTCATTTGATCCAAGAGAGGATATCAAATTTCATCGATCAGAAACTCTTCCCTACCATAGTAATGGAATGTGCTTTCAGGCCATCGATGAGTCTGGAAATGAGCTCTTTAAAAAGACTCTCTACTCCATTGGTGGAGGATTTATTGTTGAAGAGGAAGTTGTTAAAAGTGATGATCACTTTCATGGGCCTAGAACTTTAAAAGTTCCTCATCCCTACTCTACAGCAGAAGAACTTCTTGAGCTTGGGCAGACTCTCAATATGACCATCGCCCAAATTGTTCTGGCCAATGAACTTGTTTGGCGAAGTGAAGAAGAAATTAAAAAAGGACTACTCGATATTTGGCATGTGATGCAAAAATGTGTTCAGCGAGGGTGCACTCAAGAGGGAACTCTTCCAGGTGGACTCAAGGTAAGAAGAAGGGCCCATTCAATTTTCAAAGGTCTTTTAGAAAAGCCAGAGGCCTCTCTAACTGATCCTCTTACCATTATGGATTGGGTTAATCTCTATGCTATTGCCGTTAATGAAGAAAATGCTGCTGGTGGACGAGTTGTTACAGCTCCAACAAATGGTGCAGCTGGAATCATTCCGGCCGTGCTTCATTACTATGATCGCTTTTGTCCAAAAAGTAATGATGATGGAATTGTAGACTTCTTATTAACTGCAGGGGCAATTGGAATTCTCTATAAAACGAACGCTTCAATCTCAGGAGCTGAAGTTGGCTGTCAGGGCGAAGTTGGTGTTGCTTGTTCTATGGCGGCCGGTGGACTTACTCAGGCCATGGGTGGTTCAAATGAGCAAATTGAAAATGCAGCAGAAATAGCAATGGAGCACAACCTTGGGTTAACATGTGATCCAATTGGTGGACTCGTTCAGATTCCTTGTATTGAAAGAAATGCCATGGGTTCAATTAAAGCGATCAATGCTTCAAGAATGGCCTTACGCGGAGATGGTAAGCACTATGTCTCTCTTGATAAAGTCATGAAGACAATGAAAGATACAGGGGCTGACATGGAAACCAAATATAAGGAGACAAGCCGCGGAGGGCTTGCCGTCAATGTTCCAGAATGTTAAGCAACAGCTTCGCAGTCAAACATAGGGATCTCTAAGACAAAAGTTGTCTTCTTAGCATGCTTATCTAAAAAGACTTTTCCATTTAAATTCTTTGCCAGATTAGAACAGAGGCTTAAACCAACTCCTGTTCCTTTCCCCTTACCTTTTGTCGTCACAAATGGCTCCATAATCTTATCTTGGATTTCAACAGGAACACCCTTTCCCGTATCTTCGACGAGAATCTGAACGTTAGGGCCATTTTCTTGCAAGGATAAATTGATGTGACGTTCAGGACACTTCTCAAGAGCATCACAGGCATTGCTTATTAAGTTAATGAGAATCTGTGACATCTCTACTGGTTTCGTATAGATATCTGAATCTTTTAGTTTATTGACGATGCGAACAGAAACTCCATTTTTTTGAAGCTTCACAAGACTCATTTCAACACTATCTTTAACGACTTTAAAAAGGCTCACCTTTTCAAGGCCCTCAGAGAAATCAACGTGAGAGAGGTCGCGAATATTTTTAGAAATAATACCAATTCTTTTTAAGGCCTCTTCCATGCGAAAGAGACTGTCTTGAATTTTTGTTTTATCAAGATACTTACTTTCAAGTTCTTTGCTAATCTGCTCAATATGAAGGCCAGCGACAGTTAATGGATTATTAATCTCATGAACAATCCCTGTCGACATTTCACCAACAAGAGCAAGTTGTGAAGAGAGTTTGGAAATTTGTTTTTCCTTTTCAACTTTATCTTCCAAAAGTTTTCTCTCAGTTACATCAAAGCGAATGGCCATATAGTGTGTGATTTTACCATTTGTTTTATAAGGAATAATTGTCGTATCAACCCAGTAAAGTTCACCGCTTTTCTTTCTATTGCAAACTTCACCTTTCCAAATTTTTCCACTACCAATTGTGGCCCACATATCTTTAAAAAATTCTTTTGGATGAAGTCCCGAATTAACAAGCTGGTGCGTACTTCCAATGACTTCTTTTTCACTGTAACCAGAGATCTCATAGAATTTATCATTAGCGTAGTTAATGATTCCTTTTCGATCCGTGGAAGCAACAATAGCGACTTTATCGAGCATGACCTTATATTGCTTTTTAATATCACGAGCAACAGCAACCTCAGCACTTTGTTCTTTAAATTCTGTGATATCAATGAGAACACCGTGAAGACTCTTCACCTGATTTCTTCTATCTCTTTCAACGATAACTTTATCTTTTACCCAGATAAGCTCTCTATTCTTTTTATAAATTCGATACTCAAATTCGATGAAGTCCATTTTATTAGCAAGGGCAAATTCATATTCTTCAGTTACTCTATCTATATCTTCTTCATAAATGAGATGTTGAAATCCCATTTGTCCATGTTCAAACTCATTCTTATCGTAACCAATACTTGAGATGTTTTTCGAGATCTGAACAATTGGCCATCCTTTATTCGGAGAACAAACATAATAAAATGTTGGACTCTCCTGTTTAAGCTTATCGATATATTCAAGTAGCTTACTCATAAAAATATATTCCCCGTTACATAATTTCCGTCATGTTTTTTTTCGGATAAAACAGGGTAATTCTAAACGCATCTTGGACTTTTTCTGGGCGAAATGTGAATTTTTATTCACATTTCGTTTACAAATGTAAGGATTTTTATTTAAAGAATGAAAAAGGCCAATAAAATTGGCCTTTTATAAGTTAATTCATAAGACGTTTTTTAGACGAATAATTTTCCATCCACATGACGGCGATGAAGCCAAGGATGATTAGAGTGAAGGCAACAACCGTTTCGCCATCAATTGTTGACGGTAGAATATTAGCATCGCGAATCACTTTAACTTTTCCGCGAATCACTTTTGATTCAACAATCACTTTCCAAGGCCACACTTTCTTCATCGACCCAATGAGGATTCCTGTTAGAAAGGCCATTGTAAGATTATGGTAATGCTTCATAAACCAGTTGAGGATTTTAGAAAATCCAAGAAGTCCAGTTACAGTTCCACAAAGAAAGACTCCAATCGTTGCAAGATTCGAGACGAGAAATGGATTTTTAATGGCACCCGTAATGAATTCATACTTTCCTAAAATAAGAAGGAGAAAAGACCCACTTAGACCAGGAAGAATCATGGCCGTAATTCCAATGACACCACAAAGATAGATAAACCACCAATCGTTTGGAGTATCAACAGGGATAAGAGAGACCATCATCCAAGCAAAAACAGCTCCAATCACAATCATCCCCATATTCTTAGCAGAAAATGGAGCATCAAGTTGTTTCCAAATAACGAGGATAGAAGCAGCTATTAAACCAAAGAAGCTTCCCCATGTTGGAATTGGATGTTCATTTAAAAGAAAGTGCATTAAGCGGGCCAGTCCAAGAATGGCCACAGCAATACCAAGTCCAAGAGGAATGATAAATCTTAAATGAAGTCTTTCAAAAGCACTCTTTAAACGCAATGACAGAAGGTCTTTGAAAAAGTCTTTATTAATTGAAGCAATCGCCTCTAATAAACCTTCATAAATACCTGTGATAAAAGCAATCGTTCCACCAGAAACACCTGGTATAAGATCAGCTGTTCCCATGGCAAGACCTTTTGTAAAGAGAGTTGTCATCTCTTTAGTTCCAACAGGTCCCGGTCCAGCATTCCAAACATCTTTCCAAGTCTTTTTACTCACCTGCATCCTCCTCTTTTGCAAAAGGAGTTAACTCCCACTCAACTTTGTGACGACACTTAGGACATGAAAGGTGCTTCCCATCACGCTTTGTTTCTTTTTCACACATAATCGCGCTTCCACAAGATGGACAATCGTAAATATATGGCTTCGTCCAAACAGCGGTTTCACAATCTGGATAGTTCGTACATCCATAAAAGATTTTACCGTAACGTGATTTCTTTTCTGCAAACTTTCCTTTTTTACAATTTGGACATGTCACATCAATTGTATAAGGAAGAGTTGTTTCACATTTTGGATAATCTTCACAACGAACGAAACGTCCATATTTTCCCTTCTTCTCTTCAAGTTTCTTTCCACATGTTGGACATGGGTCTCTAAACCATTTTTTAGGAAGAAGGTGAATGTTACCTTCAAGATCTTTTTTGAAGTCATGTGTCGAAGTACAGTCTGGGTAATTAGAACAAGCTAGAAACTGCCCGTTTCTTCCCCACTTAATAAGGTATTCCCCATCAGTACATTTATGACATTTAATTCCAGTTGGGATTTCTTGTTTTTTGAGGTTTTTCATTTCCTCTTTTGCTTTTTCAAGCGTAACTTCAAACCCCTTCCAAAATTCAGATAATACTTTTTTCCACTTAATTTCGCCGTCTTCAATCTTATCCAAGAGTTTTTCAATATTGGCCGTAAATCCAATATCCATGACATCTGGGAATGATTCGATAAGCATACGACAAACAACCATTCCAAGCTCAGTAGGCATGAAACGATTTTCAATCTTTTCAACATATCCGCGGTCTTGGATGTTTGAAATAATTGAAGCATAAGTTGATGGACGTCCAATTCCCTCTTCCTCGAGTGTCTTAACAAGAGAAGCTTCATTGAAGCGAGGAGGCGGAGAAGTCCAGTGCTCTAGCTCAGCAGGATCTTTAATTGGCTTAATCTTCTCACCTTCACTAATATCCGGTAGAAGACCTGACTTTACATCATTTGATTGTTCCTCATCATCGCCTCCACGTCTTGATCTCTTTTCAGCAGCAGCTTCAAGATAAACGTGACGGAAACCAGGGAATTTAATGATCGATCCATTGGCCCTAAAATAGTGGCCTTCACAAATAAAGCTTACAGTCGTTTGATCGATGACAGCTTGACTCATTTGCGAAGAAATAAATTTATTCCAGATAAGTTCATAGAGCTTTTGCTCATCAGGAGAAAGGTCTCCACGAACTTCATCAGGAGTGAATTCTAAACTAGTTGGTCTGATGGCCTCGTGGGCATCTTGAACCTTTCCATCATTCTTTTTCTTTTTAGAATAATTAATCTCTTCACTAGCAAGATATTCTTTTCCATACTTATCAGTGATAAAAGAGCGAAGCTCTTGCATCGCCTCAGGAGCGGTACGAACAGAGTCCGTTCTCATATAAGTGATAAGACCTTGTTGACCATGATTTGTAAGCGCAATCCCTTCATATAGTTTTTGCGCAATCATCATTGTCTTTTTAGCAGTATATCCTAACTTATTTGCAGCTTCCTGCTGAAGCTTAGATGTCGTAAAAGGAGGCGTTGGGTTTTGTTTTCTTTCACGCTTCTTAACTTCAGTAACTTCAAAATCTTTTCCCTTAACATCATTAACAATCTGTTGAGTGAATTCAATATCTGTTAGATCAGTTTTCTTCTTGGCCTCTTCTCCATAATACTTAATTTCAAATTTAGTATTACTTTTTTCCATTTCTCCGTGGATAGAGAACCACTGCTCAGGAACGAAGGCCTTTACCTCATCCTCACGCTCAACGATAACTCTAAGAGCAACCGACTGAACACGACCAGCAGAAATACCTCTTTGTACTTTATCCCAAAGAATTGGAGAAATCTTATAACCCACAAGTCTATCGAGTACTCTTCTCGTCTTTTGAGAATCGTACATACTACGATTCAACTCAGTAGGAGTTGCAATGGCAGCTTGAACAGCATTCTTTGTTACAGCGTTAAAAACGACACGGTGAATATTCTTTTTTCTCACACCAATTTCTTCAGCTAAGTGAAAAGCAATGGCCTCTCCTTCACGGTCGGGGTCAGGTGCCAGGAAAATTTCAGTAGCGTCTTTAGCAAGCTCTTGAATTCTTTCAATCTTAGATTTCTTCCCAGTGATAGGAACGAGATCAATTTCAAAGTTATCTTTGATATCAACACCAAGCTTTGACTTAGGAAGGTCCTTAATATGCCCATTTGAAGCGACGACCTGATAGCCTTTACCGAGGTACTTTTTAATTGTCTTCGCCTTTGAAGGAGACTCCACAACAACTAAGTTATATTCACCAAGACTTCTTTTAGACACTTTTTTAGCGGTCTTCTTAGTGGACTTTTCTTCTGCTGTTTTAGTCGTTTTCTTCTTCGCCGTCTTTTTTGAGACTTTTTTCTTAGCAGTCTTCTTCTTCGCAGTTTTCTTCTTAGCCGTTTTCTTCGCTGTTTTTTCTTCAGCTGCGCTCATATAAATCCTTTTTACTTAAAAAAATAAAGGCTCCAAAGGAGCCTTTACTTGCTAAGCACTACCTTATATATAGATTTGTTTCTTTATTCTTCAGTATTCAATAACTCGTCTATTTCTTCAAGATCAAATTCAGTAAGACCGTAAGGGTTTTCCTTTTCATTGAGGTCTTGATCAAGATACTTGCGTCCAATCTCTTTTTCAATATCATTTACTGATTCAAACGCGTTAGCATCCTGTTTTTTCTGATTGTTCTCAATCGTATCGAGGTCTTGTTGCTCAAGGAACTTGTCTTCATCGACCTTTGCTTCATTCAGAGATTTCTCAGCATCGATGATTTCACCTTCTAATCTCTCGAGTTCCTTAAGATCCTTCTCATGCTCTTTAATAACTGATTTTTCGCGCTCTTGACGCTCAAGCTCCTGTAGCTCGTCTTCAGTTAATTGAATCTTATCGACGCGATCAAGAAGATCATCACCAAGATTATTCAGGTTAAGTTCAACGTCAAGCTCTTCAAGAGACCTTGCTTCCATGTTCTCAACTTGACCTGCGAAGCCCTTCCCCTTGAGTTTTGCTTCGCGCAATGCTTGCTCTTCTGTCTTGGCCAGAGCAAGTGAACCCATAGGAATTTCAACGCGGCTATTGGTAACGAGTGCGGTAGCGAAGTTATCTGTAAGTGTAATTACTGTCAACTCACCTATTTTATATGTTGGGTCTGGTGTAATTCTTTTATCCGTTCCCTTATCTACAAACGAGTAAATTTCAAACACATTACCCATTTCAACACCATCTGCTCTACCACGATCAATGTAGACAACATCACCAAAAGAAATTCCATCGGCCGTTTGACGATAGCTGTCAATAATCGCCGCTTCAATCGAGCGTCTATTAAAAGTCTGTAAAATCTTATCGATCTTAGGCGTAAAAATAGTGACTCGCGCACCGCGCTGAACAAGACCAGTGAGATTTGTTACCAAACACTCCCACTTATTATTCTGTTTTCTAACAGCTTTTATTTGCGCTGCAATATTATACTTGTAACCTGTTCTATCGGAGATCGGATGAGAGCTCTTTCCTTCAGGCGTATAAATAGAAAATCTATCACCTGGCTTTACTTTGACACCCTTATCAAATTCGACAAAAACCTTCTCATGGCTTTTAACAAAAATTGATTCATCTTTTTTATCTGTCAGCGTACCAAGATCCTGAACAACGTTTGTCGTTAAAAAAGAGTTTAAAAAGAAACCTTCTTTAACTTCATATTCAATTTTTGAGGCCCTATCAAAACCAGAAGCATCATATTCATCCCCCGGCTCCTGAATCAAGATTTCAGGCACAGGTGGTTCATACTTTCTATACTCATCACGAATAGCAAATTCACCAAGCTCACGAAGATCGTCAAAAGTCTCTTCGGAAGCAAATTGAAAGAAGACACCTTGATCAATGAGCTTTTGTCTCTCTTCTAACCAACCAGGCTTTGATTCGTCACCAAAGCGATCGAGGTTAAATCCTCTCGTAGATTTTTTTGAAATATTTTTTTCCGCTGGAGCATTTTCAAACTCTCCAAAAGAAACATTTGGAAATTCATCACTCGTTCCCGAATTGAAAACGAGGACCATACCTGGCTCGATCTCGTGTGGGTTAGTAATATGTGGGTTCATGGCCCAAATTTTAGAATAATAAAACCCTGATCCAAAGAGACTCTCAGAAATTTTCCAAAGATAATCACCCTCTTGGACAACATATTTTTCTTCTTTAGATTGATTACTAATTTCTTCCCATTCAGTGTCTGGAATTTTAGTTTCTAAGAATTTAGAAATTTCAAGAAGCTTCTTCTCTTCTTGACCAACATCAAAGATAAGAGGTGCTCTAGGAGATTGCCCCTTCTCTTTTTCACCTTCATTAACAATGGCCGAGTTTTCTTTATCAAAAACAAAATCAACATCGTCATTGATATAGATTGCGTTATCTTTTTTTATTTCTTCATTCTTTTCTTTTTTCTCATTAAAAACATTTTCGCCAACATCATTTTTGAGCGATTCAAGATCATCCACTTCTTCGATTTCAGAAATGTCCAGATCAGGAGTCCCCTGCTCCAGCAATTCGAGATCTTTAGCATCAAGCAGCTCAAGATCACTACTCCCCTGAGAAAAACTCAATTGAGAACTTACCAGAGAACAAAAAATGAGAGGTAAAAACCATTTCTTATTGGCCAATCCTAACTCCAAGTTTCAATTCTAAGCTTCAAAGAAGTCATGAAGAATTGAGTAATATCTATCTCTTTTCTTAGAGAGTTTTAATTTTTCACAGCAAACAATGAGCCTACCGAGCGACTTAATAACAACGCCACTATAGGCATGACTTCCGATGATCTCTTCAAAAAGCTGCATCGAAAGATCATATTCCTTTTGCATAAAAAGCATTTCTGCCAAATAGTACTTCGCTCTTACTTTTATTTGAATGACCGGAGATTTTTCTAAGTCTTTTAAAAGACCAAGGGCCTGATCAAAGCGATTTGAGTTCACAAGGTTAATCGCTTTTTTAAGTCTTAAAATTTGATTTTCAATAGCATTTTCACTCATCATCGGCTGATTTGCTAAGAGTGACTCATTAACATCACTACTTGCTTTTGCCTTTACAGAGAAAGCATCAACGGTTTCGACAAGTTCACTAGGAGGTTGAACTTTGCTCAATTCATTAACTAAATTTGATGGATCTTTTCCATTGAATGGGCTCTCGACAGATTTCTTCTTCTCCATCTCAGCATCTTTAACTTGGTTTAAAAGTGTTTCATATTTTCCAAGTAGCTGATCATATTGAGTTTTAGGAACCATCTGAGCAGTCTGATTCATTTTCTCGTCATGCTTATCAAAGAGAGCTTGCCTCTGCTCTAACCACGCACAAGAAGTTAACATCGATAATGACAATACGGTACAAATACTCTTTAGACCAAGTATTCGCTTCAAGTTCAGTGAATTCCTTTTCACTTTTTGTCCTCCATGACATAAACTCAAAAGCGGAAACTTTTGATATATATTACTTATTTTAGTAGAGATCGAATCTAAGTCAATGATAATTGGCTTGCCGGCTCTCGAGGGATCTATGATAGAACAAAAAATCTTTCATTATATTATTCGCGTACCTAAAGAAGAATCTGCCTTCACTTACTTTCAACTAGAGGCCAATGAAAACCTATGTTTCTACTCAACTTTAGAGTCCTCTGTTAAAGAGGGGTTTCGCGATATTATGATCAAGGGTACACTAGAGATGAAAGAAGAAGTCACGAGAATCATCGGTAAGCTCAAAGAACAATACCCGATTGAAATTCTTGTCGATGAAATTATAGAGTAAGATGATGAGAAAAATTTGCCTGTTTATTTCTATTAATCTTCTGGCCTCTTGTGCTATGACTCCAACAGTTCCTGATGGTGAAAAAATATTTGTTCACAAGAATCACCCAATTGGTGGAGAAGTTATTTACTCCATCGATGGTACAGATAAAGAAAAGCGCTACCGTCGAAAGAAAACTCTCGAGCGCATATCAAAAATTTGTAGCCCAAATCTTTATTACATTGAAGAAGAAAATGTTTGTTCGACAGAAAAGGGTGGAGAGAAAATTAAACTCTTTGGAAAGAACGTTCGCCAAATTCGCTTTAAATGCAAAGTTCAATAAGATAAGTACTCCCCTTTTGGGGGAGCACTCAATTCATTATTTTACATTTACTTTAAATAGAACAGGAAAGTGATCAGAGTATCCAGCATCACCAGTGTTTTTAGCACTATGATTGTAACGACGTGGAACACCTCTTACTTTAGAACCATTTAAATACTTCTTACGACTTCTGTACTCATAAGTATCAGTTAAGAAGTTAGGTGCATAAATAGAATAAGAATCGTTTTTAACACTCATTCCTTTTTTATCTTTAAAATTCTTAGATAGGAAAATTCTATCGAGGATATTCCAACTCATTTCAGGAGCAAAGAAATGTGTTCCAGGAGGCATTGAGTTCTTCTCATCCCAAGAGATACTTCTATCACTTCTATAAGACTCATGTAGATCAAACATTGTCTCATCTTTCAAAAGAACATCTTTAAATGGATGTGGATGATCTTTGTCATTCGTATTGAAATCTCCAAGGGCCATGATGTAGTGATTCTTATTCTTTTTTAGTAGCTCATCAATTCTCTTTTTAAGAGCTGTCGCCACACGAATTCTATTGATCGTTGGATTTGCTAAACTCGGCCAGTGGTTAACGAAAACAGTAAGCGGATATTTTTTCTTATAAAGGAACTCTACTTCTAAAATATTTCTTGTAGGCCATTTCTTAAACTCTTCAGTTTCAATTTTGATTTCTTTTTTAGATATTAATTTGAAACCCTTCTCTTCTTTATAAAGGAGAGCGAGATCAATTCCCCTATTATCTGGACCATTTGATACGACAAAGCTCTTATACTTTAAAGAGTCAGCAAGGGCCTTAACTGCATTTTCGTTCTCAACTTCAACAAGGGCCAAAAGATCTGGAGTCTTTCCTCTTTCTTTAACAATCGCATCAGTGATTTGACCAATTTTGATATCAAATTTTTCTTTCGTCCAATCTCCATCAAGACATTCATTACGTCTTCTTCTACTTTTAACTTTCTTACACTCTTTAGTCTTGCCTTCCGTGTCTTTTGGAAGATAGGCCCAGTCGAGTTTCCCTTCATCGTGTTTTGTATCAAAGAGGTTTTCAACGTTATAAGACATAACTTCTAATGTTCTTGCGTGAGAGCAAGAGAACAAAAGAAAAATAAAACATAGAGGAGCAAATTTTTTCACTTCATTAATCCTTATTACTCGAGGTTTTCTTTAATCCAATTAATAACATCATCATGGTGCGACTTTGTTTTAACTTTATCCATAACAAGTTTAAGACGACCATCTTTACCAATGATAAAAGTCGTTCTTAAAATTCCCATATATTCACGACCCATAAATTTCTTAAGGCCCCATGATCCATACTTCTCTGCAATTTTGTGTTCTGGATCAGATAGGAGATCAAAGTTGAGTCCATCTCTTTCGATAAACTTAACAAGTCGCTTCTCTTCATCTGGGCTGACACCAAGAACAACTGTATCGAGTTTAGCAAATTCTTTTTTTGTATCTCTAATCCCACAAGCTTGTACTGTACACCCTGGTGTCATCGCTTTTGGATAAAAATAGAGAACAACATTTTTCTCACCTTTAAAATCTTTAAGTGAAACTTTCTCACCGTCTTGGTTTTTCAAAGTAAATGCCGGCGCCATATTGCCAACTTTTGGAAAACTCATAGGAAACTCCTTTTCATTACCAATGATTTCTCTTTTCTCTTAACTTAATAAAAATATCTTTCTCACTGCACTCAAGGGCACTAAGATTTTTCTTTATCTCACTATTACTTAAACGAAAGAAAGTATTAATCTCCCTCTCCTCTCCAATCGTTGTCACGACAAATTGACCGTCTGGAAAATCCTGAACTTCTTCAAGTTTCTTTTTGGCCATCTCATTTCCAGGCTCTCTATCGAGAGTAAACAACAAATTATTCTTTAAATAATCGTGCCCAGGATAAACGAGAACATGGTCATCAAGCGTAAAGATATGATCGCGAAATGTTTCGTAGAGAACACTTGGATCTCCGCCATTGTGACAATTTCCCACTCCAGCATTAAAAAGCGTATCACCACAAATGAGAGAGCTCTGCTTCCCCTCATCACTTAAAACGAGAAGACAAAGATGACCCAATGTGTGCCCTGGAGTGTAGAGAACCTTAACACAATGATTACCTTTTGTTTTTAAGATTTGATTATCATTTAAATAATTATCAACATTTTTAATTCTGCCACGCGCCTTTTCGTGGGCCCAAACTTCACAGCCACAAAGTCGCTGCAGCTCGTCATTGCCCATGACATGGTCGTGATGCTCGTGCGTATTAATAATGGCCTTCACTTTCTTTCCAAGTTTTTCACATCGTTGAAAAACATCTGCACCATCGAAAGGGTCGATCACATAAAGTTCATCACTAGAATCCTCTAAAATATAGCAAAAATTTCGAAGGGGACTAAATGTATAAAATTGATGGACTTTCATTTCTTCACCGACCTTTTGCAAGGAGACATCATTATAAGTTATGATTATTAAAGTTTTATTTTATCTACAATAGAAAAACAAAGAGGAACTCCATGGTCAATACATACCTGGTCACTAAGATTTTTTTAATCTTTTTGTGTTTAAAGGCCTTAATCGAAGCCTATCTTGATGCCAGAAATAAAAAACATATTCTCACGCACAGAAATGAAGTGCCTGAGAAGTTCAAAGACTCAATCACTCTAGAAGATCATCAGAAGGCAGCTGATTACAGTCTTGCAAAAATTAAGGCCTCAAAGTTCTTTAACCTTATTGAATTTATTGTCCTTCTTCTTTGGACGATTGGTGGAGGGTTGGAATCACTTAACCAACTAACTAAGGCCATCTATCCACAGGGAGGACTCACAGGTGGAGTTGTCTTCTTTCTTCTCTTTATGGCCATCTCTTTTTTCCTCTCTCTTCCACAAAGTATTTATTCTACTTTTGTTTTAGAGGAAAAATTTGGTTTCAATAAAACGACACCGAAAGTATTTATTATCGATATCATTAAATCGACACTCGTCGGCTTAGTTATCCTCATCCCTATCCTTTATGGAATTTTATGGATTATGAGCGCGCTTGGGAATC from Halobacteriovorax sp. GB3 includes:
- a CDS encoding endonuclease/exonuclease/phosphatase family protein, which translates into the protein MKKFAPLCFIFLLFSCSHARTLEVMSYNVENLFDTKHDEGKLDWAYLPKDTEGKTKECKKVKSRRRRNECLDGDWTKEKFDIKIGQITDAIVKERGKTPDLLALVEVENENAVKALADSLKYKSFVVSNGPDNRGIDLALLYKEEKGFKLISKKEIKIETEEFKKWPTRNILEVEFLYKKKYPLTVFVNHWPSLANPTINRIRVATALKKRIDELLKKNKNHYIMALGDFNTNDKDHPHPFKDVLLKDETMFDLHESYRSDRSISWDEKNSMPPGTHFFAPEMSWNILDRIFLSKNFKDKKGMSVKNDSYSIYAPNFLTDTYEYRSRKKYLNGSKVRGVPRRYNHSAKNTGDAGYSDHFPVLFKVNVK
- the bcp gene encoding thioredoxin-dependent thiol peroxidase, translated to MSFPKVGNMAPAFTLKNQDGEKVSLKDFKGEKNVVLYFYPKAMTPGCTVQACGIRDTKKEFAKLDTVVLGVSPDEEKRLVKFIERDGLNFDLLSDPEHKIAEKYGSWGLKKFMGREYMGILRTTFIIGKDGRLKLVMDKVKTKSHHDDVINWIKENLE
- a CDS encoding hydroxyacylglutathione hydrolase; the encoded protein is MKVHQFYTFSPLRNFCYILEDSSDELYVIDPFDGADVFQRCEKLGKKVKAIINTHEHHDHVMGNDELQRLCGCEVWAHEKARGRIKNVDNYLNDNQILKTKGNHCVKVLYTPGHTLGHLCLLVLSDEGKQSSLICGDTLFNAGVGNCHNGGDPSVLYETFRDHIFTLDDHVLVYPGHDYLKNNLLFTLDREPGNEMAKKKLEEVQDFPDGQFVVTTIGEEREINTFFRLSNSEIKKNLSALECSEKDIFIKLREKRNHW